In Curtobacterium sp. TC1, the following proteins share a genomic window:
- a CDS encoding alpha/beta hydrolase, producing the protein MADLPEGVDWYPAPGAGPGAEHDGRAGRPALAVVLPGGGYGMHAPHEGEGYARWLNGIGIDAVVFAYPLAPHRHPDAVVATRALVRDLRAGRWAGLPSDPRIVVIGSSAGGHLAALVSNAPTAAERAVSDVDDRPDLTVLCYPVTSMTDNSHVGSTDNLLGPGASVRERSAVDADLLVDDRTPPTFLWHTAEDEHVPVTHSLSYAHALARHGVPFELHVFERGVHGIGLAEGLGPAEAWSTLATTWLRDRGW; encoded by the coding sequence ATGGCTGATCTCCCCGAGGGCGTGGACTGGTACCCGGCACCGGGTGCAGGACCCGGAGCGGAGCACGACGGACGGGCGGGCCGCCCCGCGCTCGCGGTCGTCCTGCCCGGTGGCGGGTACGGCATGCACGCTCCGCACGAGGGGGAGGGGTACGCCCGCTGGCTCAACGGCATCGGCATCGACGCGGTCGTGTTCGCGTACCCGCTCGCCCCGCACCGTCACCCGGACGCCGTGGTGGCGACCCGCGCGCTCGTCCGCGACCTGCGCGCCGGACGCTGGGCGGGCCTCCCGTCCGATCCGCGGATCGTCGTGATCGGGTCGTCGGCGGGCGGGCACCTGGCGGCCCTCGTCTCGAACGCACCGACGGCGGCGGAGCGCGCCGTGTCGGACGTCGACGACCGACCCGACCTGACGGTGCTCTGCTACCCGGTGACGTCGATGACGGACAATTCGCACGTCGGCAGCACCGACAACCTGCTCGGACCGGGCGCGAGCGTCCGCGAGCGGTCCGCGGTGGACGCGGACCTGCTCGTCGACGACCGGACCCCGCCGACGTTCCTGTGGCACACGGCCGAGGACGAGCACGTGCCCGTGACGCACTCGCTGTCCTACGCACACGCGCTGGCGCGACACGGGGTGCCCTTCGAACTGCACGTGTTCGAGCGCGGGGTGCACGGCATCGGGCTGGCCGAAGGGCTCGGGCCGGCCGAGGCGTGGAGCACGCTGGCGACGACCTGGCTGCGCGACCGCGGGTGGTGA
- the xseA gene encoding exodeoxyribonuclease VII large subunit, translating to MAIEQGPPTADNPWPVALLGAKLRDWIDRLGTAWIEGEITQWNVAGGNVYGKLKDVEVDATVSFSIWSSVRSRVPADIKQGDRVVAAVKPNYWVKGGSLTMQVVEMKHVGLGDLLERLERLRRTLGEEGLFDPARKKRLPFLPHRIGLITGKDSDAEKDVKRNAQLRWPQVEFRTVHTAVQGERTVGEVTAAILELDADPTVDVIIIARGGGDFQNLLGFSDEGLVRAAAAASTPIVSAIGHEADRPILDEVADLRASTPTDAAKRVVPDVAEELANVRQARARIGLRLSQTLAVEADRIAALRSRPALASTAWLVDTRAEEVARDLSRSRELLDRRLERGHSEVGHLTARLRALSPRDTLRRGYAIVQRADGGVVRSSDDLSGQTPVHVTLGAGTATGTLEPDGPGPDGSGSGSAA from the coding sequence ATGGCGATCGAACAAGGCCCGCCGACGGCCGACAACCCGTGGCCGGTCGCACTCCTGGGCGCGAAGCTCCGCGACTGGATCGACCGGCTCGGCACCGCGTGGATCGAGGGCGAGATCACGCAGTGGAACGTCGCCGGCGGCAACGTGTACGGCAAGCTCAAGGACGTCGAGGTCGACGCCACGGTCTCGTTCTCGATCTGGTCGAGCGTGCGGTCCCGGGTGCCGGCGGACATCAAGCAGGGCGACCGGGTCGTCGCGGCCGTCAAGCCGAACTACTGGGTCAAGGGCGGCTCGCTGACCATGCAGGTCGTCGAGATGAAGCACGTCGGCCTCGGTGACCTGCTCGAACGACTCGAACGCCTGCGCCGCACCCTGGGCGAAGAGGGCCTGTTCGACCCCGCACGCAAGAAGCGCCTGCCGTTCCTGCCGCACCGCATCGGCCTGATCACGGGCAAGGACTCCGACGCCGAGAAGGACGTCAAGCGCAACGCGCAGCTCCGGTGGCCGCAGGTCGAGTTCCGCACCGTCCACACCGCGGTGCAGGGCGAGCGCACCGTCGGCGAGGTCACGGCGGCGATCCTCGAGCTCGATGCCGACCCGACGGTGGACGTCATCATCATCGCCCGCGGCGGCGGCGACTTCCAGAACCTGCTCGGCTTCAGCGACGAAGGGCTCGTCCGCGCAGCAGCAGCGGCGAGCACCCCGATCGTGTCGGCCATCGGGCACGAGGCCGACCGTCCGATCCTCGACGAGGTCGCGGACCTCCGTGCATCCACCCCGACCGACGCCGCCAAGCGTGTCGTGCCGGACGTCGCGGAAGAGCTCGCGAACGTCCGGCAGGCCCGCGCCCGCATCGGCCTGCGGTTGTCGCAGACCCTCGCGGTCGAGGCCGACCGGATCGCGGCACTCCGCTCGCGGCCCGCGCTCGCGTCCACCGCGTGGCTCGTCGACACCCGTGCGGAAGAAGTCGCCCGCGACCTCTCCCGGTCGCGGGAGCTGCTCGACCGCCGGCTCGAGCGGGGGCACTCCGAGGTCGGGCACCTGACCGCCAGGCTCCGGGCGCTCTCGCCGCGGGACACCCTGCGTCGTGGCTACGCGATCGTGCAGCGGGCCGACGGTGGCGTGGTGCGGTCGTCCGACGACCTGTCCGGGCAGACGCCGGTGCACGTCACGCTCGGCGCGGGGACGGCGACCGGAACGCTCGAGCCGGACGGGCCGGGTCCGGACGGCTCGGGTTCGGGGTCGGCCGCCTGA
- a CDS encoding 4-hydroxy-3-methylbut-2-enyl diphosphate reductase, translating to MTITNGHTVPLAPPRVHAARGRLRDEPVAGPKKVLLAAPRGYCAGVDRAVVAVEKALEQYGEPVYVRKQIVHNVHVVSTLEQRGAVFVDDVAEVPRGSHVVFSAHGVSPAVVAGAAERDLHAIDATCPLVTKVHREATRFAKAERTIILIGHTGHEEVEGTMGHAPDRTILVNGPDDVAALDVPDPDNLVWLSQTTLSVDETMETVRLLREKYPTIANPPSDDICYATQNRQVAIKKVAPGTDLVIVVGSANSSNSVRLVEVALEHGAKAAHRVDYAEEIRQEWLDGVATVGVTSGASVPEELVAEVLEQLADAGYGAVEEVVTAHEDLMFSLPKELRTDASGNPTRALGGRRA from the coding sequence GTGACGATCACCAACGGCCACACGGTCCCGCTCGCCCCGCCGCGTGTGCACGCGGCGCGTGGGCGCCTGCGGGACGAGCCGGTCGCCGGTCCGAAGAAGGTGCTGCTCGCAGCCCCGCGCGGCTACTGCGCCGGGGTCGACCGGGCGGTCGTGGCGGTCGAGAAGGCGCTCGAGCAGTACGGCGAGCCCGTCTACGTCCGCAAGCAGATCGTGCACAACGTCCACGTCGTGTCGACCCTCGAGCAGCGCGGCGCGGTCTTCGTCGACGACGTCGCCGAGGTCCCGCGCGGGTCACACGTCGTCTTCAGCGCCCACGGCGTCTCACCGGCCGTCGTGGCAGGGGCTGCCGAACGCGACCTGCACGCCATCGACGCCACCTGCCCCCTGGTCACCAAGGTCCACCGCGAGGCCACCCGCTTCGCGAAGGCCGAGCGCACCATCATCCTCATCGGGCACACCGGCCACGAAGAGGTCGAGGGCACCATGGGCCACGCCCCCGACCGCACGATCCTGGTCAACGGACCGGACGACGTCGCCGCGCTCGACGTCCCCGACCCCGACAACCTGGTCTGGCTGTCGCAGACCACGCTGAGCGTCGACGAGACGATGGAGACCGTCCGCCTGCTGCGCGAGAAGTACCCCACGATCGCGAACCCGCCGTCGGACGACATCTGCTACGCCACCCAGAACCGCCAGGTCGCGATCAAGAAGGTCGCACCGGGCACCGACCTGGTGATCGTGGTCGGCTCCGCCAACTCGTCGAACAGCGTCCGCCTGGTCGAGGTCGCGCTGGAGCACGGCGCGAAGGCCGCGCACCGCGTCGACTACGCGGAGGAGATCCGCCAGGAGTGGCTGGACGGCGTCGCCACCGTCGGCGTCACGAGCGGTGCGTCCGTCCCCGAAGAGCTCGTCGCCGAAGTCCTCGAACAGCTCGCCGACGCCGGGTACGGCGCCGTGGAAGAAGTCGTGACCGCACACGAAGACCTGATGTTCTCGCTCCCCAAGGAGCTCCGCACCGACGCGTCGGGCAACCCGACGCGCGCGCTCGGCGGGCGTCGGGCATGA
- a CDS encoding DUF6264 family protein, which yields MSGADGWGSVPRREPGHVDDTAAAGQEARGTSPTTADGAASGRVHGRPAPAYGEYAPEGWVNPVLVERERQEREQQERDRRQQAASQAGRDGATAYRSGAGAGTPDGAVPGGRPGAPDGAQRTTSTSRFGRTPADFVLTVGLLAFGLISVVQSLAVTNVASTVRRTLETQYTALNDPSALSGAAIIGAITNVVVFALVAWWSIRRLRARKRTFWVPIVGAVVATFVSTIAFIVVVFQDPQFVEFMMRQTGA from the coding sequence ATGAGCGGCGCGGACGGCTGGGGCTCGGTGCCGCGACGCGAGCCGGGTCACGTCGACGACACGGCGGCAGCCGGCCAGGAGGCCCGGGGCACGTCCCCGACGACGGCCGACGGTGCCGCGAGCGGCCGGGTCCACGGCCGACCCGCCCCCGCGTACGGCGAGTACGCGCCCGAGGGATGGGTCAACCCGGTCCTGGTCGAACGGGAACGACAGGAGCGTGAGCAGCAGGAGCGCGACCGCCGCCAGCAGGCAGCGAGCCAGGCAGGGCGGGACGGTGCGACGGCGTACCGGTCCGGTGCCGGTGCGGGCACCCCGGACGGTGCCGTGCCCGGCGGTCGTCCGGGCGCACCCGACGGGGCGCAGCGAACGACTTCGACGAGCCGGTTCGGCCGCACCCCCGCCGACTTCGTCCTGACGGTCGGGCTGCTCGCCTTCGGACTCATCTCCGTCGTGCAGTCGCTCGCCGTCACGAACGTCGCTTCGACGGTCCGGCGGACCCTCGAGACGCAGTACACGGCGCTGAACGACCCGAGCGCACTGAGCGGTGCCGCGATCATCGGCGCGATCACGAACGTCGTGGTGTTCGCGCTCGTGGCGTGGTGGTCGATCCGCCGGCTCCGGGCACGGAAGCGCACGTTCTGGGTACCGATCGTCGGCGCGGTCGTCGCCACGTTCGTGAGCACCATCGCGTTCATCGTCGTGGTGTTCCAGGACCCGCAGTTCGTCGAGTTCATGATGCGCCAGACCGGCGCCTGA